AGATGGACTTATATAAACAATTTCATCCTTCTCATTGATCCAATATTCCCAATCATAGGTAAAATCAGCAACGGTGCGAAATTTCAATTCACTCTCTAAAATTGTATTTTCCAATTGCTTTCTTTCTGTTATATCTTCCGTTATCCAGATACTTCCTTCATCTAGATTGTTTGGATTGATTGCTTGTCCCACTAAAGAGCACCAAAATTCTTCCCCGGTTTTCTTTTTTTGTTTCATCTCAAATGAATAAAGTTTTCCTTGGGCTAAAGCAGAATAAGCCTCTACTCCGAATCTGGTATAGTCATCTTCATTCAAATAAAATTTTAAAGTGCTTTCGCCGGTTATCTCTTCTAATGAATATCCATATATCTTTTCTGCTTTTTGATTTGCCCAGATAACAATTCTATTCTTTAAAAAGAAAACTCCGCTTCCCATATTATTTAGAATGGTTTGCCTTTCTGTAGAAAGTAGTTTAGTTTCTTGCTCATTTTTTTTGAGATCGGTAATGTCTACAAAGGATATTACTACTCCATAATTGTGTAAATTGAGCGGAGTTGCATTTACAATTATCCAGGAGATGGTTCCATCTGGTCTTTGCACTCCCATCTCTGCGTCCACGATAGATCGTTTTTCTTTCATGGCTCTAACACTTGCATATTCTTCGGGAGGCATGATGGATAAATCGGAACGAAGAATTTTCCATTCGTATCCAGCATAATTTCTAGCAAGATGCTCTGCTTTCGTAATTCCTAAGATTCGCTCGGAAGCTTTGTTGCAATCAATGATATTGCCCATTTCATCCGTGATCGAAATACCAACGTTTAGAATATCGAAGATAGCTTTTAGTTTTTTTTCACTTTCAAATAAATCACTTTCTAATTGCATACGCTCTGTGATATCTTGAATGATAGAAAACAGAATTTTCTTTTTTTGAACTTCAATGGGTGAGGAGTGAACTTCTACTATGCGCTCTTCGCCAGTAGATAATTTATGTGGAAATATGAAATAATTTCTCTTTTCCTCAATTGCTTTTTGTCTTTCTAGTGCTACTCTTTCAGGAGGCAATGCATTGATTTCTGTTATATACATGCCGCATAACTGTGATTTGCTGTAGGCGTAGAAATTACACGCAGAATCATTTGCATCAATGATTAAACCTGTTGCCGGTTCGACAAGGAGCATAATCGCATTATGCTTCTCGAACATAGATTTAAAACGAGATTCACTTTCTTGTAATGCTAGTTCAATTTGTTTTCGGGATGTAATATCTACATGAGTTCCGACTACTCGAAGTGGTTTTCCTTCTTCATCCCACTCGACTACTTTACCTCGATCTAATACCCATTTGTAAGTTCCATCTTTACATAAAACGCGGTGTTCATTTTTATAGATAGGAGTTTCTTTGTTGAAATGTTTCTCTAAATCTTCATGGCATTGTTTTTTGTCTTCCGGATAAATGCGCTTATCCCATTCTTCAAGAGTATTTCCAATCTCATGCTCTTCATATCCGAGCATGGATTTCCATTTTTTAGAGAAGAAGACTATATTTGTTTTAGCATTCCAATCCCATACACCATCATCCGCACCTTCTATTGCAAACTGCCATCTATCCGAAATTTCTTTTAAATCTTTTTGGGATTCTTCTAATTCTAGAATTTTTGTTTGTAACTGAGAATTGACTATTCGAAACTCTTCTAGCTCTTTCAGAAGTTCTTCATTAGTCTTTTTCATAATAACATCTTATTACGCACAGTGAATTTTTCAATCTCAATAAGAATCGCTTGTTGTCACGACTATTTAGAGTAAGCCTTGCCTTT
This Leptospiraceae bacterium DNA region includes the following protein-coding sequences:
- a CDS encoding PAS domain S-box protein produces the protein MKKTNEELLKELEEFRIVNSQLQTKILELEESQKDLKEISDRWQFAIEGADDGVWDWNAKTNIVFFSKKWKSMLGYEEHEIGNTLEEWDKRIYPEDKKQCHEDLEKHFNKETPIYKNEHRVLCKDGTYKWVLDRGKVVEWDEEGKPLRVVGTHVDITSRKQIELALQESESRFKSMFEKHNAIMLLVEPATGLIIDANDSACNFYAYSKSQLCGMYITEINALPPERVALERQKAIEEKRNYFIFPHKLSTGEERIVEVHSSPIEVQKKKILFSIIQDITERMQLESDLFESEKKLKAIFDILNVGISITDEMGNIIDCNKASERILGITKAEHLARNYAGYEWKILRSDLSIMPPEEYASVRAMKEKRSIVDAEMGVQRPDGTISWIIVNATPLNLHNYGVVISFVDITDLKKNEQETKLLSTERQTILNNMGSGVFFLKNRIVIWANQKAEKIYGYSLEEITGESTLKFYLNEDDYTRFGVEAYSALAQGKLYSFEMKQKKKTGEEFWCSLVGQAINPNNLDEGSIWITEDITERKQLENTILESELKFRTVADFTYDWEYWINEKDEIVYISPSCERITGYLPEDFLNDTTLLNTIIHPEDFTLMENHLRKFHTLAGRNEIETFDFRIIKKDSSILYINHICRPVYNQNKKYIGRRASNRDVTERLRMDEKIKQQNKELLDANASKDKFFSIIAHDLKGPFIGFLGLTAMMQEPDINLEEMRNIGSMLNTSANNVYRLLENLLTWARIQRGAIEFSPVIHNLSSTAIQSINVLSETAKQKEIDIIESIPKHLEAFADSSMLDTIFRNLITNSIKFTKRGGKITVSAKENETEILIQVQDTGIGMNEKILEGLFKIDQKIARPGTERETSTGLGLLLCKEFVEIHKGKIWAKAIVK